The proteins below are encoded in one region of Aquisphaera giovannonii:
- a CDS encoding S9 family peptidase produces MTIDDLLAVKGVSDPQISPDGESVVYLVSELDRATDKTNSSLWLVPAAGGEPRRLTTAPGTNNHPRWSPDGKTIAFVSTRGGSSQIWLLPMEGGEARPLTSLPIDVSGPIWSPKGDRIAFAAEVFPGTTPDQTAAKDKEKAAGKSKVRTFDHLMIRHWSAWDEGKKSHLFVADATTGAARDLTPRLEVNTPPAPFGGSSDYAWSPDGKELAFTAEPVKDTAWSTNTDIWTVPAEGGEPRNVTASNPGADAQPAYSPDGAWLSYVSQARAGFEADLWVLKASKRGGGETLDVSSYLDRPVMSYAWKGGDSIAAVIDSHGTEPIVVFRLREPTESRDRMTGRPVTGGASTSLSIGPGGRQMAFIHHAANVPGEVYLFEEGSPKARALTSHNEPLISQLDLPPAEAFTFEGADHDKVQGWLLRPPGFDPKKNYPVVFLIHGGPQGAWHDEWHGRWNYSMFASPGYVVVAINPRGSTGYGQKFTDQISQDWTGRVYEDLMKGLDHALEHYPFLDRAKLAAAGGSYGGFMVNWICGHTDRFKALISHAGVFDLVSMYGSTEELWFPEWEYGGYPWDRGEHYRERSPSTYARAFRTPTLVIHGALDFRVPDVQGIGMFTCLQRLGVPSRLVYFPDEGHWIAKPPNRIVWWREVQDWLARYLK; encoded by the coding sequence ATGACGATCGACGACCTCCTCGCGGTCAAGGGGGTCTCGGACCCTCAGATCTCGCCGGACGGCGAGTCGGTCGTCTACCTCGTCTCCGAGCTCGACCGGGCCACCGACAAGACGAACAGCAGCCTGTGGCTCGTCCCGGCCGCCGGCGGCGAGCCCCGTCGGTTGACCACGGCGCCGGGGACGAACAATCACCCGCGGTGGAGCCCGGACGGCAAGACCATCGCCTTCGTCTCCACCCGCGGCGGCTCGTCGCAGATCTGGCTCCTGCCGATGGAAGGCGGCGAGGCCCGGCCGCTCACCAGCCTGCCGATCGACGTCTCCGGGCCGATCTGGTCGCCCAAGGGGGACCGGATCGCCTTCGCCGCCGAGGTCTTCCCCGGGACGACGCCGGATCAGACCGCCGCGAAAGATAAGGAGAAGGCCGCCGGCAAGAGCAAGGTGCGGACCTTCGACCACCTGATGATCCGCCACTGGAGCGCCTGGGACGAGGGCAAGAAGAGCCACCTCTTCGTCGCCGACGCGACGACCGGAGCGGCCCGCGACCTGACGCCGAGGCTCGAGGTCAACACCCCCCCTGCCCCGTTCGGAGGCTCGAGCGACTACGCCTGGTCGCCCGACGGCAAGGAGCTGGCCTTCACGGCGGAGCCCGTCAAGGACACGGCCTGGTCCACCAACACCGACATCTGGACGGTCCCCGCCGAGGGCGGCGAGCCGAGGAACGTGACGGCGTCCAACCCCGGGGCCGACGCCCAGCCGGCCTACTCCCCGGACGGGGCGTGGCTCTCGTACGTCAGCCAGGCCCGCGCCGGTTTCGAGGCCGATCTCTGGGTGCTCAAGGCGTCGAAGCGCGGCGGCGGGGAGACGCTGGACGTCAGCTCCTATCTCGATCGCCCCGTCATGTCCTACGCCTGGAAGGGCGGGGACTCGATCGCGGCCGTCATCGACAGCCACGGCACCGAGCCGATCGTCGTCTTCCGCCTCCGCGAGCCGACGGAGAGCCGCGACCGCATGACCGGGAGGCCGGTGACCGGCGGGGCGAGCACCTCGCTGTCCATAGGCCCCGGCGGCCGACAGATGGCCTTCATCCATCATGCGGCAAATGTCCCGGGCGAGGTCTACCTCTTCGAGGAGGGCAGTCCGAAGGCCCGGGCCCTCACGTCGCACAACGAGCCGCTGATCTCGCAGCTCGACCTGCCCCCCGCCGAGGCGTTCACCTTCGAGGGGGCGGACCATGACAAGGTGCAGGGCTGGCTCCTGCGGCCCCCGGGCTTCGACCCAAAGAAGAACTATCCCGTGGTCTTCCTCATCCACGGCGGCCCGCAGGGGGCCTGGCACGACGAATGGCACGGGCGCTGGAATTATTCGATGTTCGCGTCGCCCGGCTACGTCGTCGTCGCCATCAATCCGCGGGGGTCGACGGGCTACGGCCAGAAGTTCACCGACCAGATCAGCCAGGACTGGACCGGCCGGGTCTACGAGGACCTGATGAAGGGCCTCGATCATGCCCTGGAGCATTACCCGTTCCTGGACAGGGCGAAGCTCGCCGCGGCCGGCGGCTCGTACGGCGGGTTCATGGTGAACTGGATCTGCGGCCACACCGACCGCTTCAAGGCGCTCATCAGCCACGCCGGCGTCTTCGACCTGGTGAGCATGTACGGGTCGACGGAGGAGCTCTGGTTCCCCGAGTGGGAATACGGCGGCTACCCCTGGGACCGCGGGGAGCATTACCGCGAGCGGTCGCCGAGCACCTACGCCCGCGCCTTCCGCACGCCGACCCTGGTCATCCACGGGGCGCTCGACTTCCGCGTGCCGGACGTCCAGGGCATCGGCATGTTCACCTGCCTCCAGCGGCTCGGCGTGCCGAGCCGCCTGGTCTACTTCCCCGACGAGGGGCACTGGATCGCCAAGCCGCCGAACCGGATCGTCTGGTGGCGCGAGGTGCAGGACTGGCTGGCCCGCTATCTAAAGTAG
- a CDS encoding ABC transporter ATP-binding protein, with translation MIQLEDITHHYGVKPVLRGVSLRIERGELVVILGPNGMGKTTLLGVMAGVLSPQRGSVWIHGLRRRGSAAEELEIRRNSVYLPDQPWLPAARTGREFLLAVGRLYELDDGRLTAHIEQLLDLFDLRDQGNSPIRTYSAGQKKKIAICSALVTEAPVLFLDEPFSGGLDPSGLLTVKRILQHHARRKELTIVLTSPVPELVEEIATRIIVLHQGQILAFDTLDGLRRMTGRRGSLGDVLERLIFPDTTRKLDAYFQEFRR, from the coding sequence ATGATCCAGCTCGAAGACATCACGCACCATTACGGGGTGAAGCCGGTCCTCCGCGGGGTGAGCCTGCGGATCGAGCGCGGCGAGCTCGTGGTGATCCTGGGCCCTAACGGGATGGGCAAGACCACGCTGCTCGGCGTCATGGCCGGCGTCCTGTCCCCCCAGAGGGGCTCGGTCTGGATCCATGGACTTCGACGCCGGGGATCCGCGGCGGAGGAGCTGGAGATCCGCAGGAACTCCGTCTACCTGCCGGACCAGCCCTGGCTCCCCGCCGCGAGGACGGGCCGCGAATTCCTCCTCGCCGTCGGCCGGCTGTACGAGCTCGATGACGGGCGGCTCACCGCCCACATCGAACAGCTGCTCGACCTGTTCGACCTCCGCGACCAGGGGAACAGCCCGATCCGCACTTACTCGGCCGGCCAGAAGAAGAAGATCGCGATCTGTTCCGCGCTGGTGACCGAGGCGCCGGTGCTGTTCCTGGACGAGCCCTTCTCCGGCGGCCTCGACCCGTCGGGCCTGCTCACCGTCAAGCGGATCCTCCAGCATCACGCCCGCCGCAAGGAGCTGACGATCGTCCTGACGAGCCCCGTGCCGGAGTTGGTCGAGGAGATCGCGACGCGGATCATCGTGCTGCACCAGGGCCAGATCCTGGCGTTCGATACCCTGGACGGCCTCCGGCGCATGACCGGCCGCCGCGGGTCGCTCGGGGACGTGCTGGAACGCCTGATCTTCCCGGACACCACGCGCAAGCTGGACGCGTACTTCCAGGAATTCCGCCGATGA
- a CDS encoding DUF983 domain-containing protein: MNMRFQPTPLTVLRRGCPRCGRPMFGGLFTMHERCPGCRLLFDRGEPGYYTGAMSLASVFSFPLVVFLLAVVHLLFPRWSLTAAASAATALCVALTPWIWQFSRTIWIHLDQSVDPVSRDYRGPHSRRRRG, from the coding sequence ATGAACATGAGATTCCAACCCACGCCCTTGACCGTACTCCGACGCGGATGCCCGCGGTGCGGCCGCCCCATGTTCGGCGGCCTGTTCACGATGCACGAGCGCTGCCCCGGCTGCCGCCTGCTATTCGACCGGGGCGAGCCGGGATACTACACCGGGGCGATGTCGCTGGCCTCGGTCTTCAGCTTCCCGCTGGTGGTCTTCCTTCTGGCCGTGGTACATCTGCTGTTCCCGAGGTGGTCGCTGACCGCCGCCGCCTCCGCGGCGACGGCCCTCTGCGTCGCGCTGACCCCCTGGATCTGGCAGTTCTCGCGGACGATCTGGATCCACCTCGACCAGTCGGTCGATCCGGTCAGTCGCGATTACCGCGGCCCCCATAGCAGGCGACGCCGGGGATAG
- a CDS encoding DUF983 domain-containing protein: protein MKYLFHPPTLLRRGCPRCGHAIFAGPFAMHEECPGCGYDFDRGEPGYFTGAMYVSYALAVPLIAVLTGIEYLLLPHWTLFRLVLLAWVLCVPLVPWIWQYSRAIWIHFDQWVDPVDRGNPGPHSNP from the coding sequence ATGAAATACCTCTTCCATCCGCCCACGCTGCTCCGCCGCGGCTGCCCGCGGTGCGGCCACGCCATCTTCGCCGGGCCGTTCGCGATGCACGAGGAATGCCCGGGGTGCGGGTACGACTTCGACCGCGGGGAGCCGGGCTATTTCACCGGGGCGATGTACGTCAGCTACGCCCTGGCCGTCCCGCTGATCGCCGTGCTGACGGGGATCGAATACCTGCTGCTCCCGCACTGGACTCTGTTCCGACTGGTCCTCCTGGCCTGGGTCCTCTGCGTCCCGCTCGTCCCCTGGATCTGGCAATATTCCCGGGCCATCTGGATCCACTTCGACCAGTGGGTCGACCCCGTGGATCGCGGGAATCCCGGCCCCCATTCCAACCCCTGA
- a CDS encoding formate--tetrahydrofolate ligase, with protein MARNVEHGLRPIAEVARDLDLSESFLEPYGRDKAKVRLEATDALGRKPGKLILVSAITPTPAGEGKTTTSIGLAQGLRRIGKRAALALRQPSMGPVFGRKGGATGGGASKLEPSNTINLQFTGDFHAITAAHNLLAAAIDNRLHFRDTDLDPTRVMWKRVLDMNDRALRHILVGLGGRSQGIPRESGFDITAASEVMAILCLADSRQDLRARLDRILVGFTKANEPVLAKQLKVVGSMAAILNEAIQPNLVQSTESVPAFVHGGPFANIAHGCNSVVATKMALGLADYAVTEAGFAFDLGGEKFFDLKCRSAGLNPAAVVIVATIRALKMHGGVALSSTSEPDPAAVERGLVNLAAHLDSAAFFGKPIVVAINQFGTDTPEELGVVHEYCHDRGVGCATANVFGQGGAGAVELAEKVVEAAAAPEAPLKTLYELDWPAEKKIEEIARVMYGAAGVSIQQEAESKLKKARRLGYGDLPICMAKTQDSLSDNPKLRGRPKGFTVHVRDVEIAAGAGFLVALTGELMRMPGLPERPAAERIDVDAEGRITGLS; from the coding sequence ATGGCTCGCAACGTCGAACACGGGCTCCGGCCGATCGCGGAAGTGGCCCGGGACCTGGACCTCTCCGAGTCGTTCCTGGAGCCGTATGGCCGCGACAAGGCCAAGGTCCGCCTGGAGGCGACCGACGCGCTCGGGCGCAAGCCCGGCAAGCTGATCCTGGTCTCCGCGATCACGCCCACGCCGGCCGGGGAGGGCAAGACCACGACGTCGATCGGCCTGGCGCAGGGGCTGCGTCGCATCGGCAAGCGCGCCGCCCTGGCGCTTCGGCAGCCGTCCATGGGGCCGGTGTTCGGCCGCAAGGGGGGCGCCACCGGCGGCGGCGCGAGCAAGCTGGAGCCGTCGAACACGATCAACCTCCAGTTCACCGGCGACTTCCACGCGATCACGGCCGCTCACAACCTCCTGGCCGCCGCGATCGACAACCGCCTCCACTTCCGCGACACCGACCTCGACCCGACGCGGGTGATGTGGAAGCGCGTGCTCGACATGAACGACCGGGCCCTCAGGCACATCCTCGTGGGGCTAGGCGGCCGGTCGCAGGGCATCCCCCGCGAGAGCGGGTTCGACATCACCGCCGCGAGCGAGGTCATGGCCATCCTCTGCCTCGCCGACTCGCGCCAGGACCTGCGGGCCCGCCTCGACCGGATCCTCGTCGGCTTCACGAAGGCCAACGAGCCGGTCCTGGCGAAGCAGCTCAAGGTCGTCGGCTCCATGGCCGCGATCCTGAACGAGGCCATCCAGCCCAACCTCGTGCAGTCCACGGAGTCGGTGCCCGCGTTCGTCCACGGCGGCCCGTTCGCGAACATCGCCCACGGCTGCAATTCGGTCGTCGCCACGAAGATGGCCCTCGGCCTGGCCGACTACGCGGTGACCGAGGCGGGCTTCGCCTTCGACCTGGGGGGGGAGAAGTTCTTCGACCTGAAGTGCCGCTCGGCGGGGCTCAATCCCGCGGCCGTCGTCATCGTGGCCACGATCCGGGCGCTCAAGATGCACGGCGGCGTCGCCCTGAGCTCGACGAGCGAGCCCGATCCCGCGGCCGTCGAACGCGGGCTGGTCAACCTGGCCGCGCACCTGGACAGCGCCGCGTTCTTCGGCAAGCCGATCGTCGTCGCGATCAATCAGTTCGGCACCGACACGCCCGAGGAGCTGGGGGTCGTCCACGAGTACTGCCACGACCGCGGCGTCGGCTGCGCCACGGCGAACGTCTTCGGCCAGGGGGGCGCCGGGGCCGTCGAGCTGGCCGAGAAGGTGGTCGAGGCGGCGGCCGCCCCCGAGGCCCCCCTGAAGACGCTCTACGAGCTCGACTGGCCGGCCGAGAAGAAGATCGAGGAGATCGCCCGCGTGATGTACGGCGCGGCGGGGGTGAGCATCCAGCAGGAGGCCGAATCGAAGCTCAAGAAGGCCCGCAGGCTCGGCTACGGCGACCTGCCGATCTGCATGGCCAAGACCCAGGACTCGCTCTCCGACAACCCCAAGCTGCGGGGCCGCCCCAAGGGCTTCACCGTCCACGTCCGCGACGTCGAGATCGCCGCCGGCGCGGGCTTCCTCGTCGCCCTCACCGGCGAGCTCATGCGGATGCCCGGCCTGCCCGAGAGGCCCGCCGCGGAGAGGATCGACGTCGACGCCGAGGGCCGGATCACGGGGCTTTCGTGA
- a CDS encoding carboxypeptidase-like regulatory domain-containing protein: MPQVDRRTAIQAGLSLAKLDLMPRADGQSPGPGEEMRPAASRSFDGVVQEHGTMRRIAGAKVLVRRRLYGRDAVDPPAPTGTDVPHSDSRGRFKVTFTPEQMSDSQLLIEIEVSHPEYIARRSSPVALSDVLEGLDGGPDGRPFFASISLEKGVEYTARVVTPAGKPAADVECFIVNWTWSERTSDFQDQNVVRTNSDGILRFRTSRSQSLALYLKPKQHALFQRFWGTDRPGQHPDIYVPTDLGTLILESGVSLTGVVLDLKDRPLANQTIVATTFNGTASRSATTDATGRFQFAPLRPGNYLLYGEGQSKFVGHNPDDRPMPSTARLIRPVHHYIDGSRPLESLTLREMPTVRVEVRFRDSSDRPAPGNAVKLSGVLTESNKDSLQGISIYPGASSINEVEARVDGVELRWNVQNVPDADGLVTFRAPKGLKDATLWTFPVGANTSFKTQLTRGASPRIGGGGSLDTLDADRTDIVIRSRRCPVVVASVIPEAGERPRGLRLGFSFTVDKRTYIGKDFVLQPDGRFLSAGLVPDQEMAITVYADDFEPSKTVVKLPEGAVRELALRAGPRKPSWDFLGLDGKGHLIDDYRGKYILFLRWQVRDESLANDLASLEDVDDCYGADPRLVLIGLCDEHYNRRADGTFVQQTIEERLQSIREDLAGRDLPHLRAGTVNPWRRLKVVEKQGETTGIGWGVSLFGPDGIEIASDLMGDRIKEAVSRALGLP; this comes from the coding sequence ATGCCCCAAGTCGATCGACGCACGGCCATCCAGGCCGGCCTCTCCCTCGCGAAGCTCGACCTGATGCCCCGAGCGGACGGGCAGAGCCCTGGCCCCGGTGAAGAGATGAGGCCGGCCGCGTCGCGGTCGTTCGACGGTGTCGTCCAAGAACACGGCACCATGCGGCGGATCGCCGGCGCGAAAGTCCTCGTCCGTCGACGGCTCTATGGCCGCGACGCCGTCGATCCGCCGGCGCCCACGGGCACGGACGTGCCCCACTCGGATTCACGCGGCAGATTCAAGGTCACGTTCACTCCGGAGCAGATGTCCGACTCCCAACTCCTGATCGAGATTGAGGTCTCTCACCCGGAGTACATCGCCAGGAGATCGAGCCCGGTCGCGTTGAGCGACGTGCTCGAGGGGCTCGACGGCGGACCCGACGGGCGACCCTTCTTCGCCTCGATTTCGCTCGAGAAGGGCGTGGAGTACACGGCCCGCGTCGTGACGCCCGCGGGCAAGCCGGCCGCGGATGTCGAATGCTTCATCGTGAACTGGACCTGGTCGGAACGCACGAGCGACTTCCAGGATCAGAACGTCGTACGCACGAATTCCGACGGCATCCTCAGGTTCCGCACGTCGAGGTCGCAGAGCCTCGCCCTCTACCTCAAGCCCAAGCAGCATGCTTTGTTCCAGCGCTTCTGGGGTACGGACCGGCCGGGCCAGCACCCCGACATCTATGTGCCGACTGATCTCGGGACGCTGATCCTTGAGTCCGGCGTATCGCTCACCGGCGTGGTCCTGGATTTGAAGGATCGCCCCCTCGCCAACCAGACCATCGTGGCAACAACTTTCAATGGTACGGCGAGCCGCTCGGCAACGACCGATGCGACCGGCCGCTTCCAATTCGCCCCATTGAGGCCCGGGAACTACCTCCTGTACGGCGAGGGTCAGTCCAAGTTCGTCGGTCATAATCCCGATGACCGGCCCATGCCCTCGACCGCCCGCCTGATCCGGCCCGTGCACCACTACATCGATGGCAGCCGGCCGCTCGAGTCGCTGACGCTCCGAGAGATGCCAACCGTCCGGGTCGAGGTGAGGTTCCGGGATTCCAGCGACCGCCCAGCGCCGGGCAATGCGGTTAAACTCTCGGGTGTATTGACGGAATCGAACAAGGATTCCCTCCAGGGAATCAGCATCTATCCCGGCGCGTCCTCCATCAACGAAGTCGAGGCGAGGGTGGACGGCGTTGAACTCCGCTGGAATGTCCAGAACGTCCCGGATGCCGACGGTCTCGTCACCTTCCGGGCCCCCAAGGGATTGAAGGATGCGACGCTCTGGACGTTCCCGGTGGGGGCCAACACGTCGTTCAAGACCCAGCTCACGAGGGGTGCATCCCCGCGGATCGGCGGCGGTGGCAGCCTCGACACGCTCGACGCGGACCGGACCGACATCGTGATCCGCAGCCGGAGGTGCCCCGTCGTCGTCGCCAGCGTTATCCCCGAAGCAGGAGAACGTCCCAGGGGGCTCAGGTTGGGCTTCAGCTTCACCGTCGATAAGCGCACCTACATCGGCAAGGATTTCGTCCTCCAGCCGGATGGCCGGTTCCTCTCCGCGGGCCTGGTACCCGATCAGGAGATGGCGATCACGGTTTACGCCGACGACTTCGAGCCCTCGAAGACCGTGGTGAAACTCCCCGAAGGTGCCGTGCGGGAATTGGCCCTCCGCGCGGGTCCGAGGAAGCCGAGCTGGGATTTCCTCGGCCTGGACGGCAAGGGACATCTCATCGACGATTACCGGGGCAAGTACATCCTCTTCTTACGTTGGCAAGTTCGCGATGAATCCCTGGCTAATGACCTGGCCTCGCTCGAGGACGTGGACGATTGCTACGGGGCGGATCCGCGGCTGGTCCTCATCGGCCTGTGTGACGAGCACTATAATCGCCGTGCGGATGGGACTTTCGTCCAGCAAACGATCGAGGAGCGGCTCCAGAGTATTCGAGAGGATCTGGCGGGGAGAGACCTGCCGCACCTTCGGGCGGGAACCGTGAATCCCTGGAGGCGATTGAAGGTGGTCGAGAAGCAGGGAGAGACCACCGGCATCGGCTGGGGCGTCTCCCTGTTCGGGCCCGATGGGATCGAGATCGCCTCGGACTTGATGGGAGATCGCATCAAGGAGGCCGTCTCGAGGGCCCTCGGGCTCCCCTGA
- a CDS encoding redoxin domain-containing protein, whose product MRLQRGSLCLLVSLPMVSGCSQPGVLRTHSDEGFRTVASVGDRPLATREGAIDSSVQAAETPPIVSSKNAPRISGRVFDERGKPVPEATVRLGVGGEAGGKAVTAVTDRSGAFTLRGVRAGSTYTVIARHSDEEGGTATGRVEVRVPDTDVRITLKPPSASRGDDRSSMRPARPTIAPASNVEEVEDEEAAPGVSSQVNPEDLDAPAPEAEAVRARKPRRGTPRLSIPTDEIEEPQHRGVRAPSGGGDEADENPLPPALDPPDQTSDARRSADESVVLTGRDVLRGDEGGKQPLMPRWSPASSQPVSTEASASAEADPRPLPAGLVPDDDRPTAEEMAPAMASAVAPDARSLMSGPPPVARRPGRPSRLAVVEAEPVASLPPRPSRESGSVARSRPTWGELALEKQSIPLDESLLKAAVSTRPAKAPNGPQPTPPDRAARTAAAASPTQAGISCDFDRTENRVRDLRLPDTQGRMVSLRDFDADLILLDFWGTNCPPCLTAIPHLNDIQKTFGGKRVQVIGIACEQTPAKTRNAKVIEVARRLKIAYPVLVTTMDGTCPVQEALQVQYLPTMVLLDRQGKVLRREQGANEQALARMDRFILRGLGRQIPWNLDGPDTQIVGAPPKSAAR is encoded by the coding sequence ATGCGCCTTCAGCGAGGCTCGCTCTGCCTTCTCGTGTCCCTCCCGATGGTGTCCGGCTGCTCCCAGCCGGGGGTGCTGCGGACGCATTCCGACGAGGGCTTCCGCACGGTCGCCTCCGTCGGCGACCGGCCGCTGGCGACCCGAGAAGGCGCCATCGACTCCTCCGTCCAGGCCGCCGAGACGCCGCCCATCGTCTCGTCGAAGAACGCCCCGCGGATTTCCGGCCGAGTCTTCGACGAGCGCGGCAAGCCGGTCCCCGAGGCGACGGTCCGGCTGGGTGTCGGTGGTGAGGCCGGCGGCAAGGCCGTCACGGCGGTCACCGATCGTTCCGGGGCGTTCACCCTCCGGGGCGTCCGTGCCGGCTCGACCTACACCGTGATCGCCCGCCACTCCGACGAGGAGGGAGGGACCGCGACGGGACGCGTCGAGGTCCGGGTGCCCGATACGGACGTCCGCATCACCCTGAAGCCGCCGTCCGCTTCCAGGGGCGACGACCGGTCGAGCATGCGACCCGCCCGCCCCACGATCGCCCCGGCTTCCAATGTCGAGGAGGTCGAGGACGAGGAAGCGGCCCCTGGCGTCTCGTCCCAGGTCAATCCGGAAGACCTCGATGCCCCGGCGCCCGAGGCCGAAGCCGTCAGGGCCCGCAAGCCGCGCCGAGGCACACCGCGGCTTTCGATCCCCACCGACGAAATCGAGGAGCCCCAGCATCGAGGCGTCCGGGCTCCTTCCGGCGGTGGAGATGAGGCGGACGAGAACCCGCTGCCGCCGGCCCTCGACCCTCCCGACCAGACCTCGGATGCCCGGCGGTCCGCCGACGAGTCCGTCGTGCTGACGGGCCGAGACGTCCTCAGGGGGGATGAAGGGGGGAAGCAGCCCCTCATGCCTCGATGGTCGCCTGCGAGTAGCCAGCCCGTCTCGACGGAAGCCTCGGCTTCCGCGGAAGCCGACCCCAGGCCGCTTCCCGCGGGCCTCGTCCCGGACGACGACCGCCCGACGGCGGAGGAAATGGCGCCGGCGATGGCCTCCGCGGTTGCACCGGATGCCAGGTCGCTGATGAGCGGCCCCCCGCCCGTCGCGCGGCGTCCCGGACGACCTTCCCGGCTCGCCGTCGTCGAGGCCGAGCCGGTCGCCAGCCTGCCGCCGAGGCCCTCGCGCGAGTCGGGGTCCGTCGCCCGATCGCGACCAACCTGGGGCGAGCTGGCGCTCGAGAAACAATCCATCCCCCTCGACGAGTCCCTCCTCAAGGCGGCCGTCTCGACGCGGCCCGCCAAGGCGCCCAACGGGCCGCAGCCGACCCCGCCGGACCGGGCCGCCCGGACCGCCGCCGCGGCGAGCCCCACGCAGGCCGGGATCTCGTGCGACTTCGACCGGACGGAGAACCGCGTCCGCGACCTGCGGCTGCCGGATACCCAGGGGCGCATGGTCTCCCTGCGCGACTTCGACGCCGACCTCATCCTCCTGGACTTCTGGGGGACGAACTGCCCGCCGTGCCTCACCGCGATCCCGCACCTGAACGACATCCAGAAGACCTTCGGCGGCAAGCGGGTCCAGGTCATCGGCATCGCCTGCGAGCAGACCCCCGCCAAGACCCGCAACGCCAAGGTCATCGAGGTCGCCAGGCGTCTGAAGATCGCTTACCCCGTGCTGGTCACGACCATGGACGGGACGTGCCCGGTGCAGGAAGCCTTGCAGGTGCAGTACCTTCCGACCATGGTCCTCCTCGACCGCCAGGGCAAGGTGCTCCGCCGTGAGCAGGGGGCGAACGAGCAGGCGCTCGCCCGGATGGACCGCTTCATCCTCCGGGGCCTCGGCCGCCAGATCCCCTGGAACCTCGACGGCCCGGACACGCAGATCGTGGGCGCACCGCCGAAATCCGCGGCCCGCTGA
- a CDS encoding SirB1 family protein: MAKRFVHSPEFQRLVEGAERPSLLRIAFEIARDAYPELPIEEYVARVEHLAERIRSRCEPNARPRKVLGQINWAMYLEEGYGPDRENYFDPRNSYLNEVMDRKMGIPISLSILYAALAERAGLLLDGVNFPAHFMLRHGEGLSELFIDCFQGGEFLDREGCIRRLEERTRNPVNLSAIDFGPCTPRTVVARMLRNLKAVYLATSDYMSALPVQRRLAALDDDDLLEHRDLGMICVQVDRPGEAIDPLRAYLEAHPAADDSRTVAALLGAARRTIAEWN, from the coding sequence GTGGCGAAACGCTTCGTTCACAGCCCGGAGTTCCAGCGATTGGTGGAGGGGGCCGAGCGGCCCTCGCTGCTCCGGATCGCATTCGAGATCGCCCGGGACGCCTACCCGGAGCTCCCCATCGAGGAGTATGTCGCCCGCGTCGAGCATCTCGCGGAGCGGATCCGCTCGCGGTGCGAGCCCAACGCCAGGCCCCGCAAGGTGCTCGGCCAGATCAACTGGGCGATGTACCTCGAGGAGGGCTACGGCCCCGATCGGGAGAACTATTTCGACCCGCGGAACAGCTATCTCAACGAGGTCATGGACCGGAAGATGGGGATCCCGATCTCCCTGTCGATCCTCTACGCGGCCCTCGCGGAGCGCGCGGGGCTCCTCCTCGACGGGGTCAACTTCCCCGCGCACTTCATGCTCCGCCACGGCGAGGGCCTCTCGGAGCTCTTCATCGATTGCTTCCAAGGCGGGGAGTTCCTCGATCGCGAAGGCTGCATCCGGCGGCTCGAGGAGCGAACCCGGAACCCCGTCAACCTCTCGGCCATCGATTTCGGGCCCTGCACCCCGCGGACGGTCGTCGCCCGGATGCTCCGCAACCTGAAGGCCGTCTACCTGGCGACGAGCGACTACATGTCGGCGCTCCCGGTCCAGAGAAGGCTCGCCGCGCTGGACGACGACGACCTCCTCGAGCATCGCGACCTCGGCATGATCTGCGTCCAGGTCGATCGCCCCGGCGAGGCGATCGACCCGCTTCGCGCGTATCTCGAGGCCCATCCGGCCGCCGACGATTCCCGGACGGTCGCCGCCCTGCTGGGTGCCGCCCGCCGGACCATCGCCGAGTGGAACTGA